GGCGAAGGGCTGCAAAAACGGATAACGACACCGCAAAGAAAATAACACTGTAATACCTTTTTTTATAAGGCTTGGTGTATTTTAGAATACGTTTGAATAAATTAGTGTCGAATGCTTTTGCCTGCATGGTTATGGTAGGTATTCGTATTCAATTTTGGTTAAATATAATCCGTGGGCGGGAACTGAAAACCCGGCTTTGCTGCGGTTTTTACTTTCAATTATTTTTTCGAAGTCGGCTAGACTAACTTTACCTAATCCAATATTAATCATCGTACCAACAATAGCCCGAACCATATTGCGCAGGAAACGGTCAGCCGAAATGGTAAATAGTAGTTTAGTACCGTTTTGTTGCCAATGGGCTTCAAAAATTACACAGTTAAAGGTTCGTACATCCGAATTGGTTTTTGAAAAGCATTCAAAATCAGTGTGCTTAAACAACAACCCACAAGCTTCATTCATTTTGTCTAAATCCAGTTTGTTTTGGTACTGCCAACTGCCTTGGGACTCAAAAGCATCTTTGAAAGTATGTATGTGATATTCATAAGTTCGTTTGGTAGCATCAAAGCGGGCATGGGCCTCATCGGCTACTTTTATGATGTCAAAAATGACAATGTCTTTCGGTAAAAAAGAATTAAGTTTATGAACTAGTTCTGCCGAATCAATTGGAGTATCGAAATCAAAATGCGCATACATTTGACGGGCATGAACACCGGTATCTGTTCTTCCGGCGCCCACAATATCAATTTCGGTTTTTAGTAAAACGGATAAAGCTTTGTTTAGTGTTTCCTGTACAGAACAAGCATCGGGCTGGTATTGCCAACCGTGGTAGTTTGTTCCGTTATAAGCTAATTCGATAAAATATCTCAAGATGTTTATGCCAAATTTTAAGTGACAAAGTTACAAAGTTTTTATGTTGGAGAAAGGTTAAAGTTTAGCTAGTTTTTGGTTACTTTTTCTTGGTCATTACTTTAAAAACAATTGGAAACACCATCATCCAAAGCATCGAAAGATTTTTCAATTCCGGTTGTGGAATAAGCAGGTACGTAATCATAATTAAAACCGCTGAAGCTGAAAAGCCAATGACCGCAATTTTTCGCTTTTGCAGTTCGGCCTTGTGTTCGCTTATATCAGTGTTTAAGCGTATGGAAGGCCTTTTTATTACGATGTAATGGTATAATACAAATTGGGCAATGACACAAAACAGAATCATAAAAAGATACATGAAAAAAGGAATCATTTGTCCCTTGGCACGAGTAATGAGTGTGGCGCTAAAAGGAAATAATCCGATAAAAAATAATAACAACATATTTCTAATCACTAAACCTTTGTCGTAATCTTTTAATAAACTGAACATTTTTAAATGCTGGTACCAAATAGCGCCAATGAAAATGAAGCTCACTATATAGGCCAAAAGCGTTGGTATTAGATGTAGCAAAGCTTTGGCTAATGTTTCGGTGGTTAACTCTTCGGTTTCCGGGATTTTTATTTCTATAGCCATCAAAGTGATTACTATGGCAAACACGGCATCACTAAACAATATCATACGTTCTAATTGAAATTCTTTCTTGATTTCGTCACGAGTAATCTCTTCGTTATCATTTGGTTTCATGTTGAGTTTTTTTTGGTTAGTAACTCAAATATAAAAACTTTTTCGTTAAATAATCCGTACTCAAAATGAAGTTGATTTACTTTGTACCTTAGCCACTCGAAAATACAACCACTTAGCCATTTTATGAAAAAAATCCTCCTCCTTTCGGATACTCATAGTCATATAGATGATGCCATCTTAAAGTATGTAAATCAAGCTGATGAAGTGTGGCATGCCGGAGACATTGGCGATTTAAAAGTTACCGATACGCTAAAAGCCCTAAAGCCTTTGCGAGCGGTTTATGGCAATATTGATGATGACAAGGCGCGAATGGAATTTCCGTTAAACAATAGATTCCTCTGCGAAGGTGTTGATGTTTTGATAACTCACATTGGCGGTTATCCCGGAAAGTACAATCAAGTAATTCGGGCTGAGATTCAAAAGAATCCACCCAAGCTTTTCATTTGCGGGCATTCACACATCTTAAAAGTACAGTTTGATAAACAATTGGGGTTATTGCACATGAATCCGGGCGCTTGTGGTATTTATGGATTTCACCAAGTTCGTACCATGTTGCGATTTGAAATTGATGGCGATAAGATTCAAAATTTGGAAATTATTGAAATAGGCAAGAAGTAGTTTTTAGCCACAGATTGTAACGGATTAAACAGGTTTTAACAGATTTGTTTTTGATGTTAATCTGTCTAAATCAGTCAAATTTGTGTTGTCTGTGTGCTATTATATAGTTTATTAGCTTGTCCTCTAAGAACATCTTTGAAGAATTTGCGGTTAAAAATAAATAGAAACTGAGCCGAGTTCGGATTAAATAAAAAACCCGAACCATAAGATTCGGGCTTTTTGCAGCACTAAAAAACTAAGTTTATAGGTTTATCGCAATCGATCCACAGATTTTACGAGATCTTCATCCTTTTTGATGGCTTTGTTGGCCAAAACCAAAAATACGATAGAAAAAATAGGTAAGAACATCCCAATACCCTTCTCAGAAACGGTAACCGTTCCTCCGGATAGATTTAGTGTTCGATACACAAATAATCCTAATAAAATTAAATTCAATATGATATTCAATCTGCCCATGACAAATTGTTGTTGTCTTTTTGCATGTGATAAAATGCTCAATAATGATAAGGTAGCACTCAACCCGAATAAGGTTACATAAGCAATATCCATCATGAAATAAAAGGACTTACCGGCAGCGTCTTTCCACAAAGGAAAAACAAAAGGCAATACCCCTGAAAGTATCAGGCAAACTATCAAATAATACGTTTGTATTCTAAACATGAATTTTTAAAAAAATGTTGGACAAAAATATAGTTTCTTTTTAAAAAATACTATTGCATGGTAAAATATTATTTGTATTATTGCATAACCAATCCGTAAGTACTTCATCCTTCGGACAATTCTTTACAATAATTTCTACCCACATTTGTACTATTTTCCATATTCGAATTTAAATCAAAACAATATTCATGTTTGATATTTCTGCCTTAAAAGAAATGAAGCTTGCTGAGCTTCAAGAAATTGCCAAGTTAGCAAAGACCATAAAAGTTACCGGTGCCAAAAAAGACACGCTGATTGCGCAAATTTTGGAACATCAAGATAAAGCTGTTGCCGTCAAGGAAGCACAACCCACTGAAAAAGCTATGGATAATAAATCCAAACGTGCTCGTATTGTTCCTGAAACCAAAAAAGCTCCTGAAACGAATCAAAGCGATTTGTTTGCCGACGAAGTTCAAGAACCTGTAAAAGTGGAAGAAAAGCCGGCTTTTCAAAATAAAAATCAAAAATTTAAGAAACCACTTTTCGATAAAAAGAAAAATAACAATACTGAAGTTGTTGCCCAACAACCAACTGAAAGTGACATAGCTTCAGCAGATACACCAGTCACTACTGAAGAAACAGAAACCCTTCCGAATCAAAATCCTGACGGAAATCGCGAACCGAAACATAAAAACCAAAATCCCAACCAAAATAATAACGGAAACGGGAACAATGGCAACAACGGTAACAACAACCCCAATTTTAAAGGAAAAAAACAAAACAATTTCCGCGACTCTGATTATGAGTTTGATGGTATTATAGAAAGCGAAGGTGTTCTCGAAATGATGCCTGACGGGTATGGTTTCCTGCGCTCTTCGGATTACAACTATTTAGCTTCTCCGGATGATATTTATTTATCGACATCACAAATCAGATTGTTTGGTTTGAAAACCGGTGATACTGTAAAAGGAGTAGTGCGTCCTCCAAAAGAAGGAGAG
Above is a genomic segment from Flavobacterium phycosphaerae containing:
- the truA gene encoding tRNA pseudouridine(38-40) synthase TruA yields the protein MRYFIELAYNGTNYHGWQYQPDACSVQETLNKALSVLLKTEIDIVGAGRTDTGVHARQMYAHFDFDTPIDSAELVHKLNSFLPKDIVIFDIIKVADEAHARFDATKRTYEYHIHTFKDAFESQGSWQYQNKLDLDKMNEACGLLFKHTDFECFSKTNSDVRTFNCVIFEAHWQQNGTKLLFTISADRFLRNMVRAIVGTMINIGLGKVSLADFEKIIESKNRSKAGFSVPAHGLYLTKIEYEYLP
- a CDS encoding metallophosphoesterase family protein, giving the protein MKKILLLSDTHSHIDDAILKYVNQADEVWHAGDIGDLKVTDTLKALKPLRAVYGNIDDDKARMEFPLNNRFLCEGVDVLITHIGGYPGKYNQVIRAEIQKNPPKLFICGHSHILKVQFDKQLGLLHMNPGACGIYGFHQVRTMLRFEIDGDKIQNLEIIEIGKK
- a CDS encoding TMEM175 family protein; the protein is MKPNDNEEITRDEIKKEFQLERMILFSDAVFAIVITLMAIEIKIPETEELTTETLAKALLHLIPTLLAYIVSFIFIGAIWYQHLKMFSLLKDYDKGLVIRNMLLLFFIGLFPFSATLITRAKGQMIPFFMYLFMILFCVIAQFVLYHYIVIKRPSIRLNTDISEHKAELQKRKIAVIGFSASAVLIMITYLLIPQPELKNLSMLWMMVFPIVFKVMTKKK
- a CDS encoding DUF4293 family protein; this translates as MFRIQTYYLIVCLILSGVLPFVFPLWKDAAGKSFYFMMDIAYVTLFGLSATLSLLSILSHAKRQQQFVMGRLNIILNLILLGLFVYRTLNLSGGTVTVSEKGIGMFLPIFSIVFLVLANKAIKKDEDLVKSVDRLR